One genomic window of Vibrio ziniensis includes the following:
- the gspD gene encoding type II secretion system secretin GspD, translating into MKHWLKKSTWLITGSLLVSPLVLASEFSASFKGTDIQEFVNIVGRNLEKTIIVDPSVRGKIDVRSYDTLNDEQYYSFFLNVLEVYGFAVIEMDNNVLKVVKAKDAKTSPIPVLGDDDRASGDKVVTQVVAVKNVSVRELSPLLRQLIDNAGAGNVVHYDPANIILITGRAAVVNRLAEIVHRVDQAGDKDIELVELKNASAAEMVRIVEALNKTSDAKNTPATLQPNLVADERTNSILISGEPKVRKRLKNLIRQLDVEMATKGNNRVVYLKYAKAEELVDVLKGVSQNLQAKSQNGQKSAGGASSTNNDIMITAHAGTNALVITAPQDIMSAMLDVIAQLDIRRAQVLIEALIVEMSEGDGINLGVQWGSLESGSVIQYSNTGASIGQVMVGLEEAKESTSTEYYYNSDGNRVPYDVTESGDYSTLASALSGINGAAVSIMMGDWTALISAVSTDSNSNILSSPSITVMDNGEASFIVGEEVPVITGSAAGSNNENPFQTVDRKEVGIKLKVVPQINEGDSVQLKIEQEVSNVLGANGAVDVRFAKRQLNTSVMVQDGQMLVLGGLIDERAMESESKVPFLGDIPILGHLFKSTSTQVEKKNLMVFIKPTIIRDGMTADGITQRKYNYIRAEQLFKAEQGLKLMDNDNIPVLPKFGEDRRYPPEVQAFIDQMEAVQ; encoded by the coding sequence GTGAAGCATTGGCTTAAAAAAAGCACATGGTTAATTACCGGCAGTTTATTAGTTTCACCACTGGTATTAGCCAGCGAGTTTAGCGCAAGTTTTAAAGGCACTGATATCCAAGAGTTCGTCAATATTGTTGGCCGCAACCTTGAGAAAACGATCATTGTTGATCCATCAGTGCGAGGTAAAATTGATGTGCGCAGTTACGACACTCTGAATGATGAGCAGTACTATAGCTTCTTTCTAAATGTGCTTGAAGTGTACGGATTTGCCGTTATTGAAATGGATAACAACGTACTTAAAGTCGTTAAAGCAAAAGATGCTAAGACCTCACCAATTCCAGTGTTGGGTGATGATGACAGAGCCTCTGGTGATAAAGTTGTTACTCAGGTAGTGGCCGTTAAAAACGTGTCGGTAAGAGAGTTATCTCCCCTGTTACGTCAATTAATAGATAACGCTGGTGCAGGTAACGTTGTTCATTATGACCCCGCAAACATCATTTTGATCACTGGTCGCGCGGCGGTAGTGAACCGCTTGGCTGAAATTGTTCATCGAGTGGATCAGGCGGGTGACAAAGATATTGAGCTCGTTGAGTTAAAGAATGCGTCGGCGGCAGAAATGGTGCGTATTGTTGAGGCTCTGAATAAGACTTCTGACGCAAAGAATACTCCAGCTACATTACAGCCGAATCTTGTTGCAGATGAGCGTACTAACTCGATTTTGATTTCAGGCGAACCAAAGGTGCGCAAGCGTCTTAAGAATCTGATTAGACAACTTGATGTTGAAATGGCGACTAAAGGTAATAACCGAGTTGTTTACCTGAAATACGCAAAAGCGGAAGAGTTGGTGGATGTGCTTAAAGGCGTATCGCAAAACTTGCAAGCCAAAAGTCAGAACGGTCAGAAAAGTGCGGGTGGTGCCAGCAGCACTAACAATGACATTATGATCACAGCCCATGCTGGAACGAATGCTTTGGTAATAACCGCGCCACAAGACATCATGAGTGCGATGTTAGATGTCATTGCACAGTTAGATATCCGTCGCGCGCAAGTATTGATTGAAGCTTTAATTGTTGAAATGTCAGAAGGCGATGGTATTAACCTTGGTGTTCAATGGGGTTCGTTAGAAAGTGGCTCGGTTATTCAATATAGTAATACTGGTGCTTCAATCGGCCAAGTGATGGTTGGTTTAGAAGAAGCCAAAGAAAGCACAAGCACAGAATATTATTATAACTCTGATGGTAACCGTGTACCTTATGATGTAACTGAATCTGGTGACTACAGTACGCTTGCATCAGCGCTTTCCGGCATCAACGGTGCTGCAGTTAGCATTATGATGGGCGATTGGACAGCGCTGATTAGTGCAGTCTCTACAGATTCAAATTCGAATATTCTTTCTTCGCCAAGTATTACTGTTATGGATAACGGTGAAGCTTCTTTTATTGTTGGTGAAGAAGTTCCAGTTATTACTGGTTCTGCTGCAGGTTCAAACAATGAGAACCCATTCCAAACGGTTGATCGTAAAGAAGTGGGTATTAAGTTGAAAGTCGTACCGCAAATTAACGAAGGTGACTCAGTTCAGCTCAAAATTGAACAGGAAGTTTCTAACGTGTTAGGTGCTAATGGTGCTGTGGATGTCCGTTTTGCCAAACGTCAGCTCAATACATCTGTAATGGTTCAAGATGGGCAAATGTTAGTGCTAGGTGGTTTGATTGACGAAAGAGCAATGGAAAGCGAATCTAAAGTTCCATTTCTAGGCGACATTCCTATTCTGGGGCATCTATTTAAATCTACCAGTACTCAAGTGGAAAAGAAAAACTTGATGGTATTTATCAAGCCGACGATCATCCGTGATGGTATGACAGCTGATGGTATTACCCAACGTAAATATAACTATATTCGTGCGGAGCAACTATTCAAAGCAGAGCAAGGTCTTAAGTTAATGGATAATGACAATATCCCTGTACTGCCAAAGTTTGGCGAAGACCGCCGATATCCGCCTGAGGTTCAAGCCTTTATTGATCAAATGGAAGCGGTTCAATGA
- the gspE gene encoding type II secretion system ATPase GspE, with protein MTDVVAPIVRRLPFSFANRFKVVLEWNNSLTEATVYYVAPISIIALAEAKRVLQSSFHLVEVSEGDFESKLTQVYQRDSSEARQLMEDIGADNDDFFSLAEELPQSEDLLESDDDAPIIKLINAMLSEAIKEGASDIHIETFEKTLSIRFRVDGVLRDVLSPSRKLAPLLVSRVKVMAKLDIAEKRVPQDGRISLRIGGRAVDVRVSTMPSSHGERVVMRLLDKNATRLDLHSLGMTESIQDNFRHLIERPHGILLVTGPTGSGKSTTLYAGLQEINSNERNILTVEDPIEFDVDGIGQTQVNPKVDMTFARGLRAILRQDPDVVMVGEVRDLETAQIAVQASLTGHLVISTLHTNTAIGAVTRLRDMGIEPFLLSSSLLGVLAQRLVRTLCSDCKEAYEADDSQKKLLGVKKKQPLTLYRPVGCECCNQKGYRGRTGIHELLLVDETVQSLIHDEAGEQAIEKYVREYTPSIRQDGLDKVLQGITSLEEVMRVTKES; from the coding sequence ATGACAGATGTTGTGGCGCCGATAGTCCGTAGATTGCCGTTTAGCTTTGCCAATCGATTTAAAGTCGTACTGGAATGGAATAACAGTTTAACGGAGGCAACCGTTTATTATGTTGCCCCAATTTCTATTATTGCTTTGGCTGAAGCTAAACGAGTCTTGCAAAGCTCTTTCCACTTAGTTGAAGTGAGTGAAGGTGATTTTGAGAGTAAACTTACTCAGGTTTATCAAAGAGATTCTTCTGAAGCGCGTCAGTTGATGGAAGATATTGGTGCCGATAACGACGACTTTTTCTCACTGGCGGAAGAGCTTCCTCAAAGTGAAGACCTGCTAGAATCCGATGATGATGCTCCGATCATTAAATTGATAAATGCCATGTTAAGTGAAGCTATCAAGGAAGGTGCATCAGATATTCATATCGAAACATTTGAGAAAACATTATCAATCCGTTTCCGTGTTGATGGTGTGCTACGTGATGTGTTAAGCCCAAGCCGTAAACTGGCTCCATTGCTTGTTTCTCGTGTCAAAGTTATGGCTAAACTCGATATCGCTGAGAAGCGAGTGCCGCAAGATGGTCGTATCTCTCTTCGAATTGGTGGTCGCGCTGTCGATGTTCGTGTTTCAACTATGCCATCATCACATGGTGAACGTGTAGTAATGCGTTTGCTGGACAAGAATGCTACTCGCCTCGACTTACATAGTTTAGGAATGACAGAAAGTATCCAAGATAATTTCCGTCATTTGATTGAACGGCCGCACGGTATTCTACTTGTTACTGGGCCTACTGGTTCTGGTAAATCCACCACGCTATATGCGGGCCTGCAAGAAATTAATAGTAATGAGCGTAATATTTTAACGGTAGAAGACCCAATTGAGTTTGACGTTGATGGTATTGGTCAGACTCAGGTCAACCCTAAAGTCGATATGACGTTCGCGCGTGGGCTACGAGCCATTCTACGCCAAGACCCTGATGTGGTTATGGTCGGAGAAGTTCGTGATTTAGAAACAGCACAAATTGCGGTACAAGCTTCTCTAACGGGGCACCTAGTGATATCTACACTGCATACTAACACTGCGATTGGTGCGGTAACACGTCTGCGGGATATGGGGATCGAACCATTTTTGCTTTCTTCTTCTTTGCTGGGGGTATTAGCACAGCGTCTTGTTCGAACATTATGTTCAGATTGTAAAGAAGCATATGAAGCGGATGACTCTCAGAAAAAACTGTTAGGGGTGAAGAAAAAGCAACCTCTTACACTCTATCGTCCCGTTGGATGTGAATGTTGTAACCAAAAAGGTTACCGAGGACGTACAGGGATCCATGAGTTGTTGCTAGTGGATGAAACCGTTCAATCTCTGATTCATGATGAAGCCGGAGAGCAGGCTATTGAGAAATATGTTCGTGAATATACGCCGAGCATTCGTCAGGATGGTTTAGACAAAGTGCTGCAAGGAATCACTTCTCTTGAAGAAGTGATGCGCGTGACGAAGGAGTCATAA
- the gspF gene encoding type II secretion system inner membrane protein GspF, whose product MAAFEYKVLDTKGKNKTGVIEADSARQARLRLKEQGLVPLEVIETKSKSTKKGSSSFSFGRGISTSDLALITRQLSTLVQSGMPLDECLTAVSEQAEKPHIRNMLAAVRAKVTEGHTLADSFGDYPHVFDDLFRSMVSAGEKSGHLDSILERLADYAENRQKMQSKLLQAMIYPIVLVVFAVGIVAFLLAAVVPKIVGQFVQMSQQLPASTQFLLSSSEFVQHWGLQLLVVMVALIYLVKWALRKPDIRLKWDYKLMYLPLIGKIVRGLNASRFARTLSICASSAIPILDGMGIAVDVMSNQYAKQQIRIAADNVREGVSLRKALTETKLFPPMMLHMIASGEQSGELENMLTRAADNQDTNFESTINIALGIFTPALIAVMAGMVLFIVMATLMPILEMNNLMSR is encoded by the coding sequence ATGGCAGCATTCGAATATAAGGTTCTGGATACAAAAGGGAAAAATAAAACAGGTGTCATTGAAGCGGATAGTGCGCGTCAAGCTCGTTTACGATTGAAAGAGCAAGGACTCGTTCCTTTAGAAGTGATTGAGACTAAGTCAAAATCGACTAAAAAAGGTTCTTCCTCGTTTTCTTTCGGCCGTGGGATCAGCACCAGTGATTTAGCGCTGATTACTCGCCAGTTGTCGACATTGGTTCAATCGGGAATGCCATTAGACGAGTGTTTAACCGCTGTTTCTGAACAGGCAGAAAAGCCTCATATTCGTAATATGTTAGCGGCCGTACGAGCTAAGGTCACCGAAGGGCATACATTAGCCGACAGTTTTGGTGACTATCCGCATGTATTTGATGATCTGTTTCGTTCGATGGTATCGGCAGGCGAAAAATCCGGACATTTAGATTCCATCCTTGAGCGATTGGCGGACTACGCTGAGAATCGACAAAAAATGCAGTCTAAACTTTTGCAAGCGATGATTTACCCTATTGTTTTAGTTGTTTTTGCGGTGGGTATCGTTGCATTTCTGCTCGCTGCTGTAGTGCCTAAAATTGTTGGACAATTTGTGCAAATGAGCCAACAACTACCAGCGTCGACCCAGTTTTTGTTGTCTTCGAGTGAGTTTGTCCAACATTGGGGACTGCAACTTCTGGTTGTAATGGTTGCCCTAATTTATCTAGTCAAGTGGGCACTACGCAAACCGGATATTCGGCTCAAGTGGGATTATAAACTGATGTATTTACCACTGATTGGTAAAATTGTCCGAGGTCTTAATGCATCACGTTTTGCCCGCACGTTGTCAATCTGTGCGTCGAGTGCGATTCCAATCCTAGATGGAATGGGAATCGCTGTGGATGTTATGTCCAATCAATATGCTAAACAACAAATCCGCATTGCAGCAGATAATGTGAGGGAAGGGGTTAGCCTGAGAAAGGCCCTAACGGAAACGAAACTTTTCCCACCTATGATGCTACATATGATCGCCAGTGGTGAACAAAGTGGTGAACTTGAAAATATGCTCACTCGAGCGGCAGATAACCAAGACACCAACTTTGAATCAACCATAAACATCGCGTTGGGTATTTTTACCCCAGCACTGATTGCGGTTATGGCAGGGATGGTACTGTTTATTGTTATGGCTACTTTGATGCCAATTTTGGAAATGAATAATTTGATGTCTAGATAG
- the gspG gene encoding type II secretion system major pseudopilin GspG, with protein MNKRSKNQSGFTLLEVMVVIVILGILASFVVPNLMGNKEKADQQKAVTDIVALENALDMYKLDNSVYPTTDQGLQALVTKPSNPEPRNYRDGGYIRRLPKDAWGNDYQYLSPGDNGTVDIFSFGADGQEGGEGSSADIGNWNIQDFQ; from the coding sequence ATGAACAAACGTAGTAAAAATCAGTCCGGCTTCACCTTGTTAGAAGTCATGGTTGTTATCGTAATTTTGGGTATTTTAGCCAGTTTTGTAGTCCCTAACTTGATGGGAAACAAAGAGAAAGCTGACCAACAAAAAGCTGTAACAGATATCGTGGCTTTGGAAAATGCTCTCGATATGTATAAGTTGGATAATAGTGTTTACCCAACCACAGACCAAGGTTTGCAAGCTCTTGTGACCAAGCCTTCAAATCCAGAACCACGTAATTATCGTGATGGTGGCTATATTCGTCGTTTACCGAAAGATGCTTGGGGCAACGATTACCAATACCTAAGCCCTGGCGATAATGGCACTGTAGATATTTTCTCTTTCGGTGCTGATGGTCAGGAAGGCGGTGAAGGTTCTAGTGCCGATATCGGTAACTGGAACATACAAGATTTCCAATAA
- the gspH gene encoding type II secretion system minor pseudopilin GspH, with protein MKRTQGFTLLEILLVLVLLSLSAVAVIAAFPISQKDESKLVVQSLYQRIQLINEEAILSGQDFGLRVDQDKNRLLFLTLTAEGWQILEKPQFNAEIEVPSDLKIDFQLGGNTWGNDDRLFEPGSLFDEDMFADQEEKKQQKPPQIFILSSGEVTPVMLSIHPLKDQLEQSWRVVVKDNGQIQLLAPGEQDEEV; from the coding sequence ATGAAGCGAACTCAAGGTTTCACATTGCTGGAAATTTTACTGGTACTCGTACTGCTTTCTCTCAGTGCGGTAGCGGTAATTGCTGCTTTTCCCATTTCACAAAAAGATGAATCGAAGCTGGTCGTCCAAAGCTTATATCAGCGCATTCAACTGATTAACGAAGAAGCAATATTGAGTGGCCAAGATTTCGGCTTGCGAGTCGATCAGGATAAAAACCGTCTGCTTTTTCTAACGCTCACTGCTGAAGGGTGGCAGATACTAGAAAAGCCTCAGTTTAATGCAGAAATTGAAGTTCCCTCAGATCTAAAAATCGATTTTCAACTCGGTGGCAACACTTGGGGTAACGATGACAGATTATTTGAACCCGGTTCTTTATTTGATGAGGATATGTTTGCTGATCAAGAGGAGAAAAAGCAGCAGAAACCGCCCCAGATATTCATTTTGTCTAGTGGTGAAGTGACTCCGGTGATGCTGAGTATTCATCCGCTAAAAGATCAGTTAGAACAGAGTTGGAGAGTGGTCGTAAAAGATAATGGCCAAATCCAATTATTGGCACCCGGAGAGCAAGATGAAGAGGTATAA
- the gspI gene encoding type II secretion system minor pseudopilin GspI, giving the protein MKRYKGFTLLEVLVALAIFATAAVSVIRSVSQHINTINYLEEKAFAAMVVDNQMALAMLAPDDLKEKKGTESLAGHTWYWKVIPIKTANGYLKAFDVSVSAEEKSSPVITVRSYVAQ; this is encoded by the coding sequence ATGAAGAGGTATAAAGGCTTTACACTGCTTGAGGTGTTAGTTGCTTTAGCTATTTTTGCTACCGCTGCTGTAAGTGTCATTCGTTCAGTTAGCCAACATATAAATACAATTAACTACTTAGAAGAAAAGGCGTTTGCAGCCATGGTGGTTGATAACCAAATGGCTTTGGCGATGCTTGCTCCGGATGACTTAAAAGAGAAAAAAGGAACTGAATCTTTGGCTGGGCACACCTGGTATTGGAAAGTCATTCCGATTAAGACTGCGAATGGGTATTTGAAAGCATTTGATGTCAGTGTATCAGCAGAAGAAAAGAGCAGTCCTGTCATTACGGTAAGAAGCTATGTCGCTCAATAG
- the gspJ gene encoding type II secretion system minor pseudopilin GspJ yields the protein MSLNRKAAQGFTLIEVLVAIAIFASLSVAAYQVLHQVQRSNEVSLERTARLTEINRAFVLLDADFRQIAARQFRTQGGEPSKQFLIWQDGLLDSEQYGVVFTRLGWHNPQQQFPRGEITKVAYRIRDGVLERVWWQYPDTSIDQDGLVTPLLTQVDSWSMRFYFEGKWSESWDKNLQLPNAVAVKLTLKDYGDIERIYLVAGGMVQGGGDDSDS from the coding sequence ATGTCGCTCAATAGAAAGGCAGCACAAGGCTTTACACTGATAGAAGTATTAGTGGCTATCGCTATTTTTGCTAGTTTAAGCGTTGCTGCGTATCAAGTGTTACATCAGGTGCAACGTAGCAACGAGGTATCTTTAGAGCGTACTGCTCGCTTAACTGAAATTAATCGTGCTTTTGTTTTGCTGGATGCCGATTTTCGACAGATTGCTGCGCGTCAGTTTCGCACTCAAGGTGGCGAGCCAAGCAAGCAGTTTTTAATTTGGCAAGATGGGTTGCTTGATTCGGAACAATACGGTGTTGTTTTTACTCGTTTAGGTTGGCATAACCCTCAGCAACAGTTCCCTCGGGGGGAGATAACCAAAGTTGCATATCGAATTCGAGATGGAGTGCTTGAAAGAGTATGGTGGCAGTATCCCGACACCTCTATTGACCAAGATGGGTTAGTAACACCATTACTCACTCAGGTCGACAGTTGGAGTATGCGCTTTTATTTTGAAGGTAAGTGGAGTGAATCTTGGGACAAAAACCTACAGTTACCTAATGCGGTTGCTGTTAAGTTAACGCTAAAAGATTATGGAGATATCGAACGTATCTACTTAGTTGCCGGGGGGATGGTTCAAGGCGGAGGTGATGATAGTGATTCGTAG
- the gspK gene encoding type II secretion system minor pseudopilin GspK, with protein sequence MIVIRSALPRQHGVALIVVLLILAIMVSIAATMSARMFTHFQRAQHQVNYQQAYWYSVGVEGLAKVAIEQSYKDSDTINLSQAWALKEQVYPLDYGQLSGKITDKQACFNINVLSGVEVSSSTSKPYLLNVWQTLLEELEVENYQAEVIADSTLEYIDSNDRVQTTYGLEDSYYESMSPAYMAANTLLADSSELRSVQQMSGDVMTKIAPYVCALPTDDWRLNVNTLDPQQAKLLAAMFSPNLSESSAKAVLENRPFDGWGSVESFLSESQIAATGTSVTDQAKGYLTVDSQYFELDAQVLVEEARVRIRSLFYSDNRKNAMVIRRRFGGISERVSDRSAE encoded by the coding sequence ATGATAGTGATTCGTAGCGCCTTACCTCGTCAACATGGTGTTGCATTGATCGTGGTGCTGTTGATTTTAGCGATTATGGTATCTATCGCAGCGACAATGTCTGCTCGTATGTTCACTCATTTTCAGCGAGCTCAGCATCAAGTTAATTACCAGCAAGCGTATTGGTATAGTGTTGGTGTCGAAGGATTGGCCAAGGTAGCAATTGAGCAGAGTTACAAAGACAGCGACACGATCAATCTTAGCCAAGCGTGGGCATTAAAAGAACAAGTCTATCCGCTTGATTATGGACAACTTAGCGGCAAGATTACTGATAAACAAGCGTGTTTTAATATCAACGTATTAAGCGGGGTTGAGGTCAGCAGCAGTACCAGTAAGCCGTATCTGCTTAATGTTTGGCAAACCCTGTTAGAAGAGCTTGAAGTCGAAAACTACCAAGCAGAAGTGATTGCCGATTCTACATTGGAATACATTGATAGTAATGACAGAGTTCAGACAACGTATGGTCTGGAAGACAGCTACTATGAATCGATGTCCCCTGCCTATATGGCAGCTAACACCTTACTTGCAGATAGTAGCGAGTTGCGTTCTGTTCAGCAAATGAGTGGCGATGTGATGACTAAAATTGCGCCATATGTTTGTGCTCTGCCAACAGATGACTGGCGGTTGAATGTTAATACATTGGATCCACAACAAGCTAAATTACTCGCTGCAATGTTCAGCCCTAATTTGTCTGAATCCAGTGCTAAGGCGGTATTGGAAAATCGTCCGTTTGACGGATGGGGAAGTGTTGAATCCTTCTTATCAGAATCGCAAATTGCTGCGACAGGCACATCAGTAACGGATCAAGCAAAAGGCTACTTAACCGTTGATAGCCAATATTTTGAGCTTGACGCACAAGTTTTAGTGGAAGAGGCGCGAGTTCGTATTCGCAGCCTGTTCTATAGTGATAATCGTAAAAATGCAATGGTAATTCGCCGTCGCTTTGGAGGGATCAGTGAGCGAGTTTCTGACCGTTCGGCTGAGTAG
- the gspL gene encoding type II secretion system protein GspL, which translates to MSEFLTVRLSSQKEASIPWLVWSSVQQEVIASGEVFGWDQLEQLSTYADQRSTIVLVSASDVVLSKVDIPTGANRKIESILPYLVEDDVAQDVDNMHFCVIKKSGSTVEVAGIDRDFLRACIDQLASVGLAVKRVIPDVLTIPVQQGLAAVQLGDEWLIRKGECQGVCVANDWLELLSHSDWVKDEENYLPLIAYTPLPELSLAEDQQWQFTPTPLVMQLLTEGALQSKINLLTGRFKVKSSSMKYWNVWKKTVYASLMLSCVIVGYNLLEIHRFEQRVEAYRTESERIFRSVFPDRTKIPTVSYLKRLMNDELNALQGGGGSTSVLEWLAQLPATLGTIPGMELQSFKFDSNRSEVRLETTSKDFQSFEQARVKLEEQFIVEQGQVNKNGDVVSGSFVLKHK; encoded by the coding sequence GTGAGCGAGTTTCTGACCGTTCGGCTGAGTAGTCAAAAAGAAGCCAGTATTCCTTGGTTGGTGTGGTCTTCGGTACAACAAGAAGTGATCGCAAGTGGTGAAGTATTCGGTTGGGATCAACTTGAACAACTGAGTACATACGCAGATCAGCGGTCGACTATCGTTTTAGTTTCAGCTAGTGACGTAGTGCTAAGTAAAGTTGATATACCAACGGGTGCAAATCGTAAGATTGAATCCATTTTACCTTATTTAGTTGAAGACGATGTCGCACAAGATGTTGATAACATGCATTTTTGTGTCATCAAAAAATCAGGAAGCACTGTCGAAGTCGCTGGCATTGATCGTGATTTCTTACGTGCTTGTATTGATCAATTAGCTTCAGTTGGGCTCGCAGTAAAGCGTGTCATTCCTGACGTGCTGACGATTCCTGTTCAGCAAGGGTTAGCCGCTGTGCAGCTTGGCGATGAATGGTTAATTCGTAAGGGTGAGTGTCAAGGCGTTTGTGTTGCAAATGACTGGCTTGAGCTATTGAGTCACTCGGATTGGGTGAAAGATGAAGAAAACTACTTGCCTTTAATCGCTTACACGCCTCTTCCTGAACTCAGTTTAGCGGAAGATCAGCAGTGGCAGTTTACTCCGACACCACTCGTCATGCAGTTGCTTACCGAGGGCGCACTACAAAGCAAAATAAACTTATTAACGGGCCGTTTCAAAGTGAAGTCTTCTTCCATGAAATATTGGAATGTCTGGAAAAAAACGGTTTATGCATCGCTTATGCTTTCCTGCGTTATTGTCGGTTATAACCTTCTTGAAATACATCGTTTTGAACAACGTGTAGAAGCTTATCGTACTGAAAGTGAAAGGATTTTTCGCTCTGTATTTCCTGACAGAACAAAAATCCCAACGGTGAGTTATCTAAAACGATTGATGAATGATGAGTTAAATGCTTTGCAAGGCGGTGGAGGCAGCACTTCCGTTTTGGAATGGTTGGCTCAATTGCCAGCAACGTTAGGAACGATTCCCGGAATGGAGTTACAAAGCTTCAAATTCGACAGTAATCGTAGTGAAGTCCGTTTAGAAACCACTAGCAAAGATTTCCAGAGTTTTGAGCAAGCTAGAGTGAAGCTAGAGGAGCAGTTCATTGTTGAACAAGGACAAGTGAACAAAAATGGCGATGTGGTTTCTGGCTCATTTGTTTTGAAGCACAAGTAG